The nucleotide window GGATTGTCAAAATTTAAATTTATTTATAATAATATTTTATGATTTACAGAATTGAACCAGTAAATCATAAAATATTTTAAGTAATCCGAAAAAATAATTTATGTCATAAAGAGCAAAATATACTGAGGGGCTAACTCTATAAATAATTATGAAAAAACAATGGAACATAAAACATGAAATATTATATGTCAAATTGTATATTAAATCACATTTTTAAACATAGATAACAATATATTTTCTATCGAACCTGATAATCCTAGTCTACAAAAATGAGCAAAATCATCTACTCTAATATATCCTTAATCAAAAGCTGTGGCGTCACAAGCCCACGGAATGAATTTTTTGACACCGAAAAGACTATATCGATACTCTCTCCAACTTTTGCTCTGCGCGTGAAATTAAAAAACAGAGCCTCAAGCGTCTTGTCTCCGTGCTGGAGAATTAGTTTTTGATGATTATTTTCACGTCCGATTAGCTTTTCGTTTTTGACAAATGCACCTCGGATTGTGAAAAATGGACGCGGATTTTTCTGTCCGTACGGCTCAAAATACTCCAAAAGCTCCAAAAGCTCAAAATCAATCTCATTTGGATCCAGCTCGCCAAGTAGCCCCTCATTCGCACACTTTATATCGCACAGAAAATCCCTGCAAGCGTTTGTGATTTGCTCTTTAAACAGCGGCAAATTCTCTGGATCTATGACTAATCCGGCCGCACCCTTATGTCCGCCATAGCTACAAAGCAGCTCATCACAACGGCTAATGAGCGCCAAAATATCAAGCTTTCCAACGCTTCTAGCACTACCCTTTGCTCGTCCCTCACCTATACTAAAAACCACCGCTGGACGCTTAAAATGCTTGCTTAGACGGCTTGCGACTATGCCGATGACGCCCTCATGCCACTGCTCGCCCCAAGTAACGATAATCTCATCATCGCAGGTTGCGTACTTTAGCGAGCTTTCAAAAAGCGCACGCTCCTCCTCTTTTCGGCTGTTGTTAAACTCCACTATCCTCTCAAGACAATCATAAGCCTCGGTTATATTTTTTGCTCGTAAAAAGCGATAACTCAGACTCGCATCATCCATTCGCCCAGTGGAATTTATAAGTGGCGCTATAAGAAAGCTTATATCATCGCACTCAAATCGTTCCTTACCATAGTAATCTTTTATTGCCTTAAAAGCAGCTCTGCGAGATGAATTTATCGCCTTTAACCCACACTTAACAAGCAGACGATTCATGTCACGAAGCTCCATCATATCAGCCACTATAGCCACGCACAAAAGCTCCAAAAACTGCCCCATATCATAGCGTAAGCCACACACGTCCTTTATCGCACCCACTAGGTACCAAGCCACCTGCGCACCACAAATTTCAATATTTGGAAAATCACAATCAGCCTGCTTTGGATTTACGATAGCAAATGCCTCAGGCAGCACGGCTGGGGGCATGTG belongs to Campylobacter sp. 19-13652 and includes:
- the recJ gene encoding single-stranded-DNA-specific exonuclease RecJ, translated to MLKKADIKAQLESRFAKDLHKKLCDIPTPTALKDIYKAAFRIKEAIERDECMLVVGDYDVDGVVSSVIVSEFFDALGVSNYSVRIPNRFKDGYGLSAEMLDEIDERTSLIITVDNGISAIEASAICQKRGIDLIITDHHMPPAVLPEAFAIVNPKQADCDFPNIEICGAQVAWYLVGAIKDVCGLRYDMGQFLELLCVAIVADMMELRDMNRLLVKCGLKAINSSRRAAFKAIKDYYGKERFECDDISFLIAPLINSTGRMDDASLSYRFLRAKNITEAYDCLERIVEFNNSRKEEERALFESSLKYATCDDEIIVTWGEQWHEGVIGIVASRLSKHFKRPAVVFSIGEGRAKGSARSVGKLDILALISRCDELLCSYGGHKGAAGLVIDPENLPLFKEQITNACRDFLCDIKCANEGLLGELDPNEIDFELLELLEYFEPYGQKNPRPFFTIRGAFVKNEKLIGRENNHQKLILQHGDKTLEALFFNFTRRAKVGESIDIVFSVSKNSFRGLVTPQLLIKDILE